The nucleotide sequence acGACATTCAAATATCAGTGTCTGATAAAattaagcctcgctctgtgaaaaggggggttaatgaatatgcgttaagtgttgtccgcactggctaatcatggacgacattgtccgcctaaactggatttttgctaagaagggactttctgtaaacgaaagatactataaaagcggaaagtttcgtccctgattagcctgtgcggactccatattcaaatcttggacgacactttatgcacatgcattaaaaccccttttcacggAGCGCGGCTAAATTGTATTTGATTACTTTTTTCAAACTCCGATGACGCACACACCTGagtttacataaaacaaaaacacgtgATAATATACACTGACGAGGCGTTAACAGCAAAACGTTatttcttttaaccctttgcgtgctgggaaatttgtcgtctgctaaaatgtcgtctgctgattttctaaaataagcattttctatgatttttttttcaaagaatactttcagaaaagcaaacagtttggatcctgatgagacgccacgttctgtggcgtctcatctggatccaaactgtttgcaaaggccttcaaaattcggtgccagcactgaaagagttaaacggAGAGGTAATGCATAAAGGAAACAATACAGAAAAACAAGTGTCATACACGAGTGTATCAGATAGAAAGCGGTACGCGTGAGAATAAAAGCATGGTTGTATCGCATATCAAATAGTTGATGTGATCACTACTTCATAGACAATAAATGGAATACAGCTGCTTAATCCATGTGGGGAAAAATATGTGTACCACATATGAAGAATAAGGTTCTGTTGTTTACAAATGTGAAAATGTTTTACATGTATGTAATCGATGGTGTTGACATTTTCCCAGCAGCGTCAGGATTCTATCTATCAAATATCGTACACTTTAAGTAACGCCTGCATTTTGTAGCTTCAAgaaattaacatttataataagtATGTTCGTTAAATTAATGACTTGTGAAAGATACCaagacatttaatttaattattgaacTTAAGTAAGGACCGCGTTGATGCAAAGGACTCTTGCCACTTCCAACAACAAAACAGAATGTTAAATTTGCCGTACACTGTTAGGTGAAATAAAAGCGAGTGTTTCGTATTTTCTCCAGTTTCcctattaaaaacaaaaaacttctAATGTCAACGTCGTTGCTATCCTTTTTGTACTATTTGACAGTTTAGTTCCATACAAATGAATGTCATTTTTTTGTATTGGAACTACATATTGACTGAAAATTGGTATGGTTCACTTCAAAGTAATGCCTTGAAGCTTTTTTTCACTTGTTTATCATATTCTCATTCTTGAAACCACAAGTATATCAAATCGTTGCACTTGATAGCATGAGCTTATCGGATATCAAAGAAGTTCACGCTTCTTCCTCCACATCTATACTGTTATTGTTCCTATCATCCAGCGGCGCCTTCTCGATTCCCGCGCTTATCAACTGCGACACGTTTTCCCCGAACGCCCCGTGCACATTTCCCGCCGGCGCGTAATTTGCCACTACGTAAATCCCTCCCTCGCTTGAGCGCGCCCAGGCGATCCCGAGCAGCTTCGTATCCCGCCAAACTACCTGGGTGAAGTGGCCTGTCTTAAAGGAGAACTCGGGGCAACCAAAGTTATAGTGAAGGATTTCGTTGTACCATGAGCGGACAGCGTCTCGTGCTGGAATAATCAGAATTCACCATGTTTGCTTTATTTGATATGTTTggatgttttaacccatttatgcctagcgtctagaaaaaaaaggactttgcaaacagcgtagacacagatgagacgccgcatgacgcggcgtctcatcagagtctacactgtttgcttaaaggaatttctgtaagaaatattataaacatagaaatacatatattagatatccctaattttggaaatatattgatccaatttaaaaggatgggagagtccactgggcataaatgggttaaacccatCGCTCTCACCAGTTTCATGTCTGAACGTCCGCCTTTTGCCATATGCAGGTAAGATAAGTAAAACGATACAATATACGTGTATGTCATTCTGTTTGGTTGACAAGGACGCGTGTGCATGAAGTATCAATCTAAGATCGTGCAAAATTGGCAATAGCTATAACCTaagcaaaacaaaatacaaacacggTCAATAGATCTACATGACTACTATTCTCATGGCGAATCAAAAAGGAACCATACTTATTTTATACTCAAgagaataaaacatgtttatgctTTTTATCGTTCATCATTTCAGGTTGATAGTGTCGATTGATTGAAAAATCGAAAGCGTTATACCGGTATGTATGCGTATAGATAGGTCAATGTGTGAATCATTTAACACGGATTGTCgataaataagaaataacacaTAACAGCAGTGCTACGTTGGAATGTATCGCTCACTGAAAGACTCCGTACCTTTCCGCTATCGTGTATGTAATAGTTGAAACACTCGGATATTTTAGCAAAAAATACTCTTAGTTTTATACTAGAACTATTGATTTTATACTAAGTAGTGAAATATAGAAAACTATCAGTATCTTAAATCCTCTTATTACTTATTGCAATagtttgtatatatatcttaaacaaTAATTTGAACATAAAAGGCAACATTTAACGCCTGTAGCACTACTGTATAAAGGGCGATAGGTCACATTGTTTCATCCACACAAACGCTCGTAAAAAAGTATTATCCCTCTTTCCAATGATATAATAAAGCGTAAACGATAACCAATCAGGTAATCCCCGTATCGTCGCCTAATACCAACGTGTGCTATTgcgttacacattaaaatcatgCATGTAGTAAACGGAATTGAGTAGGCTTTTACGGGATGAATCAACGATGTGCATGTATAATCTATATACACTTTATAATTAACAAAACCTGCCACCTTTAGGGACGGTTCCTCCATTAGACGTCCAGCACATGTAAATGTTTTCACCTATCTGACTGTCGTCGCTAAGGGTGCAGTTGCTATGGATCATCATGTTCTTCTCCGCAATCTCATTTGCCCAGACCTGCGCATGAGCGGTCAATGTTTTGGATGCCTTCAACTCTGGTGCGCCATGCAAGGACCTGTGCAGAAATGGCCACGGGAATAGGATTATGCGTGACAGAAAGCACAACACCTTCCAATCTGTGCATTAGAACGCGTATATATCTGGTTAAACTAACGTTCGTGTGCGATAGAATTTAAACGTCTGTACCACGTACAACGTCATGACGTAGTATTTATAAGAAACGTTTCGTTACCGgtattatcaaaaatatattaattaaatgagaTTCACGCAGCGTAGTAGATAGGGGTTTCTCCATGTTAAGAATGCAATATTTAGACAGCGTCGCGGGATTCTTCACAATTGTCTAAGTTTGGAAACATTTTTAAGAAACGATATGGTCATATATAAGGCTCTCAGTAAAACGCTTAAATTAAACCATacataaatgaaaatacaaacacatTGTTTCACTTGGGAAACCAGTTATTTCATTTGAAAtcatatatagaggatatttgttggatccggtggattatcgattttaattcacgagtgatcatagaaaataatatttcacgagtggcgcagccacgagtgaaaatatatgttttctatgatcacgagtgaattaaagtcgataatccaccgaatccaacaaattttctttttatttaatgcatttttcacagtttatatacattgttcaagagtttaactaacgaatcttgctgggataatgacgtcatttcgtcaaaaaatgacgtcatttcacagtaaacaatgaaaattatcgataattctcactgataattttcactgtttgaaacagtgaaattatcagttttaattcactgatatttctctataaaccaccggaaagcattaaataaaaagtaataatcatatattgttttacttaaaaaaagcATTGAAAATTGAATGAGCTACACATAAACCAGTCAGAGACAAAATGAAATTTAGTTATTAACAATTCCACTTTTATGTTCACTACAAAGAGATGTGATAAGCAATCGGCTGTTTTCAATGTTAGTTTTTACCCAAATCACTAAGTTACTTGATATACTGATAATATATGCGTAAATCATTCCAATAAACAGTGTCAGCAGCTAGACTACAGCTTAACTGAGGACTTGTTTTAATATGACAAGCACACACTCTCACCAGAGAGACAAATATACAGATATACTAAGGACTTGTTTAATCTGACAAGCACACACTTTCAGCAGAAAGACTCCAGATATACTGAGGACTTGTTTTAATCTGACAAGCACACACTTTCAGCAGAGAGACTACATATTTACTGAGGACTTGTTTTAATCTGACAAGCACACACTTTCAGCAGAGAGACTACAGATATACTGAGGACTTGTTTTAATCTGACAAGCACACACTTTCAGCAGAGAGACTACAAATATACTGACAACTTGTTTTAATCTGACAAGCACACAATGTCAGCAGTCTACAGATATAATGACAGCTTGTTTTAATCTGACAAGCACACACTTTCAGCAGAGAGACTACAGATATACCGAGGACTTGTTTTAATCTGACAAGCACACACTGTCAGAAGAGAGACTACAAATATACTGAAAACTTGTTTTAATCTGACAAGCACACACTGTCAGCAGAGAGACTACAGACATACTGAGAACTTGTTTTAATCTGACAAGCACACACTGTCAGCAGAGAGATTACAAACATACGGAGAACTTATTTTAATCTAACAAATACACGCTGGCAGCAGAGAGACTACATGTATGCTGTGGACTTGTATTTATCTGACAAGCACACACTTTCAGCAGAGAGACTCCAGATATACTGAAAACTTGGTTTAATCTGACAAGCACACGCTGTCGGCAGAGAGACTACATGTATGCTGTGGACTTGTTTTAATGTGACAAGCACACACTGTCAGCAGAGAGACTAAAGATATACTGAGAACTTGTTTTAATCTGACAAACACACGCTGTCGGCAGAGAGACTACAGGTATGCTGTGGACTTGTTTTAATCTGACAAGCACACACTTTCAACAGAGAGACTACAGATATGCTGAGAATActcgtttaaattaaaaaaaaactacaacagaCTGTCAGCAAAGAGACCATTGATTAACTGAGAATGCACGTTTATATCCTCAAAGAAAGATCTGTCAGCAGAGAAAAAAActggtaaatatttaatatacgcGTAAATAACTTCCAGCAGAGACAACActgacattttgaaaatatacgCGTACAACTCTGGCAGCGGAGAGAAAACGGATATACCGAGAACTTGTTTTAATCTGACAAGCACACGCTGTCAACAGAGAGACTACTGATAAACCGATCATATACGCGTAATATACTGAAAGAAGGGAGAAAACAGATTACATGTACTGAAAATATACGCGTTAAACACGAACATCATTGAAAATAAAGATACACCGATAATTTGTTTTGATCTTCCTTCCAAAACTACCAACAGAGAGACTACTACGGAATACCTTTaggaccatcgtggttacacattaaaattcagAGGGCGAGAATgtgagaacgcgagagtacgatgatgAGAATGCGAcactacgatgacgacagtgtgacaatacgatggcgagaatgcgagaacgcaatggcgagaatgcgagaacgcgatagtgcgatgacgacattgcgacagtgcgacaatacgatggcgacagtgcgatagtacgatggcaacaatgcgattgtcatatcgtactgtcgccatcgtatcatcgcattctcgccatcgcgttctcgcattcttgccatcgtattgtcgcactgtcgtcatcgtattgtcgcattctcgtcatcgtactctcgcgttctcacattctcgcattgttgccatcgcgttctcgcatgctcgcattctcgccatcgcgttctcgcattttcgccatcgtattctcgtactgttgtcatcgtattgtcgcattctcgtcatcgtactctcgcgttctcgcattctcgcattgtcgccatcgtactatcgcactgtcgccatcgtattgttgcactgtcgtcatcgcactgtcgcattgacgtcatcgtactatcgcgttctcgcattctcgccatcgcggtctcgcattctcgccatcgtattgtcgcactgtcgtcatcgtagtgtcgcattctcgtcatcgtactctcgcgttcttgCATTcttgccctctggattttaactTGTAACGATGGCCCTAGCGGTATTCTGTAGACTACGTATACACTGAGAATAAACGCTTAAAGGGGCgttttcgcgttttggtaaattgacaagattaaaaaaaaagttgtttccgattcgcaatttttcgttttagttatgatatttgtgaggaaacagtaatactgaacatttaccatgctctaaaatagccattacatgcatcttttgacgatttaaaaacctgaaaattataaagcgttgcaacgcgaaacgattgaataatttggagagttctgttgtcgtcgttatatttcgtgaactacgaggattgcttatataaagtataatgtacatcactcattgtgtgaggacggatggccgagtggtctaaatgggagactttttacgccaggattccaggggttagtggttcgagccatgTTGAGGTTGCATTATTTCcttctattttaaaattgtattcttgattttttactggaggtttttagatccaatgtttaaattcatcaatataaaacattttataacaaacttcaatacatgccaaaatctgtgaaaaggctcctttaaaccTTCAAGCAAAACACTTTCAGTAGATAATCCACCAACCCCGATCACTAAAGTACGCCATGATTTTCGATTGATGATTTGAAATCAGAATATTGTAGTTTACCATGGGTTCCCACCGTCATCTACCACGTGACTACGCACCTGTAATGGTTGTGGGCGGTCACTGCCTCCTGTACGAACTCCTGCTCGCACAGCTCCCTTTTCCGCTTCCTCTCCTCTTCCTGGTGGCCCTTAGTCTTGTCCCCGATGACCGCTGAAGCTACAGTAAGGTCAACTTGATCGGATCTTTTCCGTTTCCGGGAGTCTGCGGACTTAGCGATCCTCTGGTAGCTGCTACGGCTACGTTTTCGGTTGGAGGCCATTATGGAAGCGCTGCAGCCCATTTCTGGTAGGCACACCGCCGGATTTAGTTTGCTTTATATTATGAACAGTAATatgtatttagtttaatttaagCCATAAATTCGTTAGATTATTCGCAAAACCAATTAAGTAAAACTACAACGGATTGTTGATAGCCCAGCACAACGATTTTCTGTTTGAAAGACACATTCCGCACTACGATCCCAGTGTCATCTCTCTTTCGCGCTTTGGCAATATTTCCCCTACCGAAAACTTTATTTGTGATGGTAagctattatttttaataattagtttGGTGTTCAACACAGCTATAGCATTCTGTCGTTACATAGATACCATCCAAACGCAAACACCATAGATAACACTGAAAACGGACAGTTTCGTTCGTGAACACTGGCGTTCCGAAATTCCCATTTCCTGACAACCGACAGCCGTCACTAAGCCAACGTCAGTGACTTCTACATGAACTGACATATAACAGAGAATGAAAACATAAATTTCACCGTGACGCGCTCAACCGTTTAAGAAAGACAATTGCTTGTATTAAGTGGTTGAAATTGAACGCTTATTAACCCATAACGCATGCTCTAGTTTCCAACCCATTCATAGCGGTCTACTGTAGCTTTAACATATATAATCTGACATTTGGTCTTTTGCctaatatttgcatttaaataattagCGGTTGTTGCATACACCGTGTTGCACTTCTTTTGTATTTGGGAAAGAAACCGTGAATGTCCTGTATTCTATACATGCATATCAATTACGATcgttttttaacccatttatgcctagtggactctaccatccttctaaattggatcaatttatttccaaaattagggatgtctagtatattaatttctatatttagaaaatttctgacataaattcctttaagcaaacagcgcagaccctgatcatgcggcgtctcatctgggtctacgctgtttgccaaggcctttttttctagacgctaggcataaatgggttaatattaaaACGTCACTTAAGTCTTCCgttatatatattcaaaatatagaacaaaatatatatgtacatataattTTAGATAAATTATGTAATACGTGTATTTGGTAAACGTTGCTgtatacattttctattttctcGGCCATCACCGAATAGTATGATGAAGCGTTTGGAGATATTTCAGTACCACGAGTTGGCGGGCCTGGTATCGAATTGTTCCGCTTAAATTATTTTGTAAGAGTTATTGACCTTTGGAATATAGCAATATTTACAATcagtattaaaattaaaacttggTAAACACGCGGTTATTCCCCTTAAAAATATGAATATGGGAGTTCTGGGCCTTCGCGTAGATAGCTGCACGTAGGTTACATATTGAAACCTGTTAAAGTGTTAGCACCGCATTTAATGGGAGTTCACCCAGATGTAGATAAGACAAATTAACGtcaataatatatattgtattctTGGGATATTATTGCAAGTGAAGAATAAAGTACAAACTCGTTTcttttttagtattttaattatcTTATTCTATGTTAATTAATTTACATTCTAATATAAAAACGTACAAGAAGAAAGaatataattacaaaaatgaTAATCTTACAAAATGTAAAGTACACTTTGGCACGTGTTATGCTGCCGAGTTTTATCCTGACCCGCAACCAAAGCTTCTTTCTTCAGCACCACCGCATATCTCCCAAATATCTTGTTCATCTATATTTTACATACATCGCACATTAGTGCACGCTCTATTGGATTACTAAGATGATTTGTTTATATAAGAGTTTGAATGACACCGAAATGATCAGAATATGCGTCAATAACACTGAtgattaacaataaaatatgtacatgtagtgtaatTGCATTCTCAGTAAGTGTAACGCGACTGAAGTTTCAAAACAATCAAATATTCATGTTCAAGTATAACTGTATAACGTATAATTGTGTAAGTATAACCGTATAAGTATAACGTTGTAAGTATAACTATAACTGTGAACATATAACTGAAACAGTATAAACGTTTAAGAATAACTGTGTTACTGTAACTGTGAAAATATAACTGAAAAAGTAATCACGTTTTAGTATAACTGGATAAGTATAAATGTGTAACTATAACTGTATAAGTATAACCATAACTTTACCAACTCCTTCATCCATTGCTCAGAGAAACAAATGGACTCGTTCTTATATTCGATGTGCATACTGATTCAAATATTAGACATAATTAAATGCAGAACACAGTCATTTTGTTTAACTAAATACTCATTCATTCCTTAAATAAACCCTGCCATTTTACTATCGAGTAGGCCAACTATCTGTATTTCCGTTGATTTGATAATGAATAACGACAAAAAGTTCATAAAATAAAGCATGTAAAATAAGGCAAAAAAACTGCTGGCAGATAAAACAGACCAGTCGTATTTCGAGCTATTGTTTTTAGTAAATCGTCAATCAAGGACTGCAAAAGTCAATGAATAGTTCGGCAAAAATCAAATTGGGTAATAATTCGCCCTCGGACAAATCATGAAAGGCATGTATACATCCTATTTAATGCGTAAAAAGTGTTAACATAAAAATAAGCAATACGATCTACGAGCAAATAAAGAATCTACATTAGCTACTTGAGCGTATCcttaaataaaaattgatttttgatAATAAGTATTGCAATGTTCATGTCGGTATATACATGTTTACGGAAGCAGAAATATTAGCAAATACTCACAAGAGAAAAGTAAGAATTGTCTAAAATTTGAATGAACATACATTTAGATATTGGGTAGGATTATTTGATAAAATGGATTCTTACAAACCGTACTAGCAAAAAAGGGTCACATTGGATTACCGATAGTACATTAAGAGATGTTCTCGTATTACAACAAGTAAACATTTAAGTACCTCAACTCCATGTTGGATGTAATATTACGTTCATGTTCATGTATATCATATTACTGTACTTGTTCAATATTCGAAATTTTACGAGCACTATGGCGACAATGTTAAGCATAATAACAGCGGTGTGGATAGAGGAAGATTGATAGGGATTTTACACATGTgtgaatcattttcaaacattgCAAATTAACAATTATCAATTAATGCATTATAATTCTATCACTGCGTTGACTAAAATCCTTAAGCAGATCCGTAtaaacaaaaatgagaaaaatacaaatacaatatttacatGGGACAGACTCTGTATCATAGACCTACCTACACAAACGACTAATCAATCCCATTTGGTTTCGTTAATGAAGATCTAGCCTCAATGAGTCTCTGTCTGTGACAATTACAAAGTTGCAGGGGATATCGCGTACATAATAACTTTACAGTGCgtattttaaaacaacataacCTTTAGAGACATTGTAATTTGACTGTGCATTTATGATAAAAACGTGTAAAGTTAGTCCCATTACCATTTCGAAATATTTTTTTAGCATTTTCTTGACACAAAAACCAACCATACATAATGTTTGCAAGCTtgttcatttatataatattataccaCATATTTGCCAAAAATGTTCATCTGTATACAACACATTTGCTAAACTTCAAAAAATCACTTATTTAAACGAGGTattaaacaaaccatatacaatgtacattaaGGCAtcaatacatgtaattgaaatgaCGTCACAGCTGACGATGACGTCACAGATATGTGTACGCTGCCATTACGTGCTCTGCACTTCTAAAGTCACATGGAGCTCTCTTTCTACTTCACCGGCTTGCAAATAAATTTCGCAAACTCTGCAAAGAAATTACATACTAGAATTGTgtaaagcggaaagtctcgtccctgataagcatgtgcggactgcacagacttgtttaggacgacacttttacCATATGCATAAGGCCGAGTTTTTAAGAACGAGGAACACTTAAATAATCTTAAGAGTTAAAATTAACAAATGGTATGCTTGTATCGCGTAGACTGCCTTTCAAATCTAAGCTAGTACTTGTCGTAAGAGTTAACTTAAGATTAGTAATGCTTTAATTTTGACCCACCTTTGTAGTCTATCTTTCCGTCCGCGTTAAAGTCGGCAACACTGATCATCTCGTCTATCTCTGTATCGGAGATGATCTGGCCGCAGTTGTGTAAGATTGCTGGAAGGGAACACAAGATTTCGTAAGAAAACATTCATCTGTGCTCGTAatcaacaaaaaagtataaaacCTAAGTTTCGTAAGAAAACGTCAACCAGAACATCTACACAAAGTGTTGTTAAAATTTTTTTAAAAACGCATATACCTAGACAGATGGCTTTTATGTAAGTGTGGTTGAATACAACTAAGGCGCATACTTATggcagtaactgacaactgcccttctTGGTATGGCGAGATTGGACTGGAAATTATTTGATTATTCATCCTCACACAAGTTATGTGGTCTGGTCGGGGATCGAGCCCGTGATTATCGGAATTGTAGTCCATCGCTCAGCCATTTAATATAATGGCAGACATTGAGAAAGCAAAAAGCAAACCTCCGCACATATATTCTACTTGTTACGAGCATAACAGTTACCGCCTAGGAAGTAATCGCTAGGAATTAGACGCGGTCTGGAAGTCTCCGAAATGTTGCAAGAATCTAGATGGTGAGTACTATTTTAAACCTAAAAAGCAGACAATGTAGCGCGATCGATTCGGATAAACCTAATGCACAGAATGATCCGTTAACAGCCATCAGGATATTTATAAGTTGTGAACTTATGGAACAGCGAAACAAAAGGTGAGTGTATGCTTATACAATGGCGTATGCTCCCTGTAAATATTCTTTTCAAAATCGAATGTTGCTGTAGGATGAACTAATAGATTTTAACGGGTAGCTGACAAACTGACAAATTCGTCACCAAACGTTCTTGGCTGCGATGAGTGCGGGATACCGATCAGATCTGGAAGTGAATTGAATGTCGGAGTTTGACCCACAGGTTTCGGCTGCTCAAAACATTAACAGCCAGTTAAAGTAACAGTCTGTTAACTTaatgaacatatatatttaagagTTAACaaagaagccacatttataacttgaaacaacaagagggcctgaaaggtccaaagtcgctcacctgagattacaagatattattgggacaaatctcctgaccaagtttcatgaagatcggaaaataaatgtggcctctagagtgttaacaaggttttactaaagccatataaggaaaaatgccccgccccctggtggccatgtttttcaaccaaccagcatcattttcgaactcatccaagatattatttggatgaatcttctgaccaagtttcatgaagatcggacaataaatgtggcctctaaagagttaacaagattttactatagccataaggaaaaatgccccgccccttggcatccatgtttttcaagcaaactttaccattttttaactcatccaagatatcattaaaaccaatcttctgaacaaatttcatgaagattggaaataattgtggcctctatagttttaagaaggctttactatagccatataaggaaaaatgccccgccccctggcggccatgtttttcaaccaaccggcatcattttcgaacttgtccaagatattattgggatgaatcttctgaccaagtttcatgaagatcggacaataaatgtggcctctagagagttaacaagattttactatagccatatatagccatataaggaaaaatgctccgccccttggcagccatgtttttcaagcaaacgttaccatattcgaactcttccaagataa is from Dreissena polymorpha isolate Duluth1 chromosome 14, UMN_Dpol_1.0, whole genome shotgun sequence and encodes:
- the LOC127857936 gene encoding Golgi-associated plant pathogenesis-related protein 1-like, whose product is MMIHSNCTLSDDSQIGENIYMCWTSNGGTVPKARDAVRSWYNEILHYNFGCPEFSFKTGHFTQVVWRDTKLLGIAWARSSEGGIYVVANYAPAGNVHGAFGENVSQLISAGIEKAPLDDRNNNSIDVEEEA